In Deltaproteobacteria bacterium GWC2_55_46, a single window of DNA contains:
- a CDS encoding S-methyl-5-thioribose-1-phosphate isomerase: MFKTVEWKNNSVVMIDQRLLPEKEVYRRYKSYQEVARAIKDMVVRGAPAIGVAAAMGVALGALKIKARDMKGFKKEFGRIAATIASTRPTAVNLFWAIERMQGIADSGEALGVAGLKKKLVDEALRIHKEDIEINRFIGKHGGKLLKSGSTVLTHCNAGALATAGYGTALGVIRGAIEQKKKIRVYADETRPFLQGARLTAWELQKDKIDVTLITDSMAGYMMKKGLIDAVVVGADRIAANGDVANKIGTYSVAVLAREHGIPFYVAAPLSTIDLKIKHGDFIPIEERDITEVTHMKGRRIAPKGIKVKNPAFDVTPSRLVAGIVTEKGVVRAPYGKGLKALFKK; this comes from the coding sequence ATGTTCAAGACCGTTGAATGGAAGAACAATTCAGTCGTCATGATAGACCAGCGGCTTCTGCCTGAAAAGGAGGTCTACAGGAGGTACAAGTCCTATCAGGAGGTCGCGAGGGCGATAAAGGATATGGTGGTAAGGGGCGCTCCGGCCATCGGGGTGGCCGCGGCGATGGGAGTAGCCCTCGGGGCCTTGAAGATAAAGGCCCGCGACATGAAGGGTTTCAAAAAAGAATTCGGCCGTATAGCAGCCACGATCGCCTCTACCAGGCCGACCGCCGTGAACCTCTTCTGGGCAATAGAGCGGATGCAGGGTATAGCGGATTCCGGCGAGGCCCTCGGGGTCGCCGGGCTCAAGAAGAAGCTCGTTGACGAGGCGCTTAGGATCCACAAGGAAGACATAGAGATAAACCGCTTTATCGGCAAACACGGCGGCAAGCTCCTTAAAAGCGGCTCTACCGTACTTACACACTGTAACGCCGGGGCTCTTGCGACCGCTGGCTACGGCACGGCCCTCGGCGTCATAAGGGGCGCCATCGAGCAGAAAAAGAAGATACGGGTCTACGCCGATGAGACGAGGCCGTTTCTCCAGGGGGCGCGGCTCACCGCGTGGGAGCTTCAGAAGGACAAGATAGACGTAACGCTCATAACCGACAGTATGGCCGGGTATATGATGAAAAAGGGGCTCATCGACGCCGTAGTCGTGGGGGCGGACAGGATCGCGGCTAACGGCGACGTCGCCAACAAGATCGGGACCTACTCGGTGGCAGTCCTCGCCAGAGAGCACGGCATACCCTTCTATGTGGCAGCGCCGCTTTCTACCATCGACCTCAAGATAAAGCACGGGGACTTCATCCCCATCGAGGAGAGGGATATAACTGAAGTCACCCACATGAAAGGCAGGAGGATAGCCCCCAAGGGGATAAAGGTCAAGAACCCGGCCTTTGACGTGACCCCCTCAAGGCTTGTGGCCGGGATAGTCACCGAGAAAGGCGTGGTGAGGGCCCCTTACGGCAAGGGGCTCAAGGCGCTTTTCAAAAAATAA